The Tatumella ptyseos genome segment ACGCTAAAGCATTATTTTGTTGATGGTTAACCCAAAAACGCCATCCCACCAATGCGGCAATCCCAATCACTGCTCCGACCGCAAGAGCCTTTCCATTGTTTGCAAAAAACTGTTTAACTGCTTCAGTTTGATCACGTTGATTGTCGTTGTTATAAACTTCCACCCGTCCTACTCCTGTATAACTCTCTACCTGCCACGCGCTTACTCGGCGAGAAGCGCCGCCTGTAATTCGGCCAGTACATCCTGAGAACTGACTAACTTCTGTTCGCCACGAGCTAAGTCTTTAATCACCACTTGCCCGTTGTTGACTTCATCTTCACCCAGTACTAATGCGACTTTCGCACCATTTTTATCTGCACGAGCAAATTGCTTCTTGAAGTTTCCGCCACCAAAATTAGTCATAATTTTCAAGCTAGGCGCTTGATCACGGAGCGTTTCGGCAAGTTGCATTGCTGCAGATTGCACACCTTGACCCGATGATATGACGTAGACATCGACTTTGTTAACTGGTTCAAAGTCTGGGACGACAGATTGTACAAGCAGTACCAAACGCTCCAGACCCATCGCAAAACCGACGGCAGGTGTCGCACGTCCGCCTAACTGCTCGACGAGTCCGTCGTAACGCCCGCCTGCACAGACAGTACCTTGTGCACCAAGGCTACTCGTCACCCATTCGAAAACAGTGCGATTGTAATAATCTAATCCACGTACAAGGCGTTGGTTAATACGATAATTAATGCCTGCGTCGTCTAAGAATTGGCAGACGCCCGCGAAATGCTCGCGAGATTCTTCATCAAGATAATCGTGTAATTTAGGGGCATCATTCAGTAGCGCTTGAACGTCTGGGTTTTTACTATCGAGCACGCGTAATGGATTGGTATACATGCGACGTAGGCAGTCTTCATCCAATACGTCTTTATGCTGTTCTAAAAAGGCCACCAGTGCTTCGCGATAGGCAGCGCGAGCTTCTAATGAACCGATCGAGTTAAGCTCAAGCTCTACATGTTCAGCGATACCTAACACTTTCCACCAGCGAGCGGTCATCATGATCAGCTCTGCATCAATATCTGGACCTGTTAAGCCAAAAACTTCCGCACCCAGCTGGAAGAATTGACGATAACGACCTTTTTGCGGACGTTCATAACGGAACATCGGTCCCATATACCAAAGACGTTGCTCTTGGTTATAGAGCAGACCATGCTCGATTCCCGCACGAACACACCCCGCAGTTCCTTCAGGACGTAACGTTAAGCTTTCACCGTTACGATCATCAAAGGTATACATCTCTTTTTCAACCACATCGGTCACTTCACCAATGGCGCGTTTGAACAATGGCGTCTGTTCTACAATGGGCAGACGAATTTCACTGAAGCCGTAGCCTGCCAGAACTTGTTTCAGACTCTGTTCGATGCGCTGCCAGACTGCAGTATCGACTGGCAGGTAGTCGTTCATTCCACGTATCGCTTGAATATTTTTCGCCACGTTACAATCTCTTTATTTCAAATGCTAAAAACAGGGCACGGCAGCCCAGTTAACTAATTAATTATCGAGGTTCTGGATCGAAATCCGCGCATTTTCGTCAAGCATTGAGGCCTTTGCACGAATACGCGCTTCAAGTTGGTCAATCATATCATTGTTATCTAAGCGATCACGTTGACGGACACCATCTTCATAGAAGCCACTTTTTTTATTACCACCCGTAACGCCGAGGGTCGAGACGGTCGCTTCACCAGGACCATTCACCACGCAGCCGATAATCGAGACATCCATTGGCGTAATGATATCTTCCAAACGCTGTTCTAGGGCATTAACCGTCCCTATCACATCAAACTCTTGACGTGAGCAGGTTGGGCAAGCAATAAAGTTAATCCCACGTGAACGAATACGTAGTGATTTTAGGATATCGAAGCCTACTTTAATCTCTTCGATCGGGTCAGCCGCCAGAGAGACGCGTAATGTATCGCCAATACCTTCGGAAAGAAGCAGTCCTAAGCCGATTGCCGATTTCACCGCCCCAGCACGCGCCCCACCCGCTTCGGTAATACCTAAATGTAAAGGTTGTTTGATCTGCTGTGCGAGCAAACGGTAAGATTCGACCGCTAAGAAGACATCAGACGCTTTGACACTGACTTTAAATTGATCGAAGTTGAGACGATCCAAGTGTTCGACATGACGCAGTGCAGATTCAACCAATGCCTGTGGCGTAGGTTCACCGTATTTTTCCTGCAGATCTTTTTCCAGTGATCCAGCATTAACCCCGATACGGATCGGGATATTGTGATCGCGTGCGCAGTCCACCACTTGACGAATACGTTCGTTATTCCCGATATTTCCTGGATTAATCCGTAAGCAATCTACACCATACTCAGCCACTTTTAAGGCAATACGATAATCAAAATGAATATCTGCCACCAATGGCACATTCACTTGTTGCTTAATAAGTTTGAAAGCTTCGGCCGCGTCCATAGTGGGAACAGAAACCCGTATAATGTCCGCGCCTACGCGTTCTAACGCTCTGATCTGGTTGACCGTTGCCTCAACATCGGTGGTACGAGTATTGGTCATTGATTGTACAGCGATGGGAGCCCCATCGCCGATTGGCACCTTACCAACGTAAATACGGGTCGATTTACGACGGTTAATGGGAGCCTCGTTATGCATAGCTTTTCTCCACTAGCCTCAATGTTAACGCTTACGCGCCCACATTCAGACGTGCTACCTGATTACGATGAACAAAACGGCTTAAATCAACGGGTTGACCACGGAACTGGACCGAGACCGAAGCAGGAGCGCCGATTTTAAGATGATAAGGAAGCTTACCGGTGAGATTTAACGTGCCACCGTTATGTTGTAAGCCACTGAAAAGTTTTTTACCGTTTGCATCACTAATTTCTAACCAGCAGTCACCGGTAAATTGTAAGGTCAAGGCATCCGGACTCGCTGGGTTCTGCTGCGCGTCCGCCGACGTAGTGGTTGCAGGTTGAGCAGGAAGCGATGTAGACACTGCTGGCGCGGGTGTCGTCGCTGCTGGCGTTTGTACTGCAGTTGTCGAGTTTGCCGCTGGCGCCATTGCGCTATTATCGCTAGAAGGTGCGGTCGTAGCGGTAGGGGCTGATTCGGGTTGTGCGGTAGGTTCTGGCTGCGCGTCAGTGGCTGCAGGTTGAGATTCGCTCTGAGTCGCTTGCTGAGATGATGGATCAGTAGATAATGGAATAGACTGACTAGTACCGGTTCCTTCATTATCTTGCGTCGACACACTGTTAGTGAGTTCGCTTTGCGCGGCTTTATGATTTTGCCACCACCACGCAACGGTCAGTCCCACCACGACGAAAATAATTAACCACGTGAAAGTCGTCAGTAGACCATCGCGTTTCTTCCTACTACGACGGCTGTTAAGCGAATAATTCTGCATAGGCGTAATTTTCGCTGGGCGAATAGTCGCATGTTGCGTTGCTTCAGGCAGTACATCGGCTTCAGGGACCTGTACCAAGCGAGCATAAGAGCGGATATATCCACGTAAGAAAGTCGCAGCAAGTTCAGCCGGCGCTTTATCATCTTCAATATCACGCACGGTAGAGAGCTTTAGGCAAAGTCTATCAGCAACATTTTGTTGCGTCAGACCTTTCGCTTCACGGGCTTGACGTAAACGCTCACCCGCAGAGGCTTTAATAATGTCTTGGTTGGCTTCAGTATTCATTCGCAATTTAACGTCAGTACTGTATCGAGGGTGAAAAATTCGTGCTAACGGTAAGGTGTCTGTGACGCTGGCGACCCACTACGGCGTTACACGGCGATAATTTTATGCTTCACATCAATCTGTTGAAATGGCTCTTGGTAAGAATAGTGCGTTTATAAGATAGTGCTGCAAATTACGCTGACCTATTCAAATACGGCTGATTCGCCCCCTTCAACAGTTATTCTTCTCGCGACAATATTCAGGTGCTAAACGTCATGACTCCGGTAAACAAACATCCGAAGAATTTTTTCTCGGCTCACCCTTTTGATTACCCATTGTTTTTTCATCACGTTTACTTACACGTCGCGCTTTATCATACTGCCCTAAAGTACAGAGAAAAGCACCGTAATTATCACGTAGCCTGGTATTTTCTGGAGCCATCTGAAAAGCTCGTTGATAATACAAATGCGCGGTGGCGGTATCGCCTTGCTGTGCCGCTATCTGTGCTAGCCCCCACCATCCTTGTGCATTTTTGGGTTGCAGAGCGACCACTTTTCGATAATTCCGTGTAGCATGGGCGAACTGCTTCGCCTGAAGATATTGCTCCCCAAGATAGAGCCGCGTCGCCACGCTTTGCTCATTTACCGGGTACTGCTGACAGCCAGCAAGCGCACCAATGCTGAGCACTATAACTTTCCATTTCATCGTAGTCTCACCCTTTTCATCCTTGATAAGGGCGAGCATGCCAGAATCAGTACCGAAACCGTTCTGGTAACCACCTAAGGCTAGACGGCTTTCACAGAAATTTGTTCGCCTGCCATCTTCTTACGTAAAGTACGTTTAGTTCGATCGATAACATCACCCGCCAACTGACCACAGGCCGCGTCGATGTCATCCCCACGCGTCTTACGGACGATGGTGGTAAAGCCATAATCCATCAATACCTTAGAGAAACGGTCGATGCGGCTATTAGAACTTCTTCCATAAGGAGCACCTGGGAAGGGATTCCATGGAATCAAGTTAATTTTACTTGGTGTATCTTTGAGTAATGCCGCTAATTCGTGTGCGTCATCGGTACTGTCGTTGACGTGATCAAGCATGACATATTCGATAGTCACTCGACCTTGGTTTGCATTTGACTTACCGATATACCGTTTTACGGCCGCTAAAAAGGCTTCAATATTGTATTTCTTATTGATTGGCACAATTTCATCGCGCACTTTATCGTTTGAGGCATGCAGAGAAATAGCAAGCGCGACATCAATCATATCACCCAATTTATCCAGCGCAGGAACGACACCTGATGTTGATAGGGTAACGCGACGTTTGGATAACCCGAATCCGAAATCATCAAGCATGATCTCCATCGCCGGCACAACGTTAGTGAGGTTAAGTAATGGTTCTCCCATTCCCATCATCACGACGTTAGTGATAGGACGCTGTCCGGTCACCTTTGCGGCACCGATAATTTTCGCTGCGCGCCATACTTGCCCAATAATCTCTGAAACTTTTAAATTACGGTTAAATCCCTGTTGTGCGGTCGAGCAGAATTTACACTCCAACGCGCAGCCGACTTGTGAGGATACACACAAGGTCGCACGGTCTTTCTCTGGAATATAAACAGTCTCGACTAATTGGTCACCGACTCGAATCGCCCACTTGATCGTACCGTCTGAAGATCGCATTTCTTCCGCGACTTCTGGTGCGCGGATCTCCGCCATGTCACTGAGCTTTTGACGAAATTTTTTATTGATATCCGTCATTTGCTCAAAATCGTCACAGCAGTAGTGGTAAATCCACTTCATAATCTGGTCTGCGCGGAAAGGCTTTTCGCCTAAGGAGGCGACAAACTTACGCATTTCTGTGCGATTCAGGTCGAGTAAGTTAACCTTGGTGGATTTAACAGGCGTAATAGCTGGTGCGAAAATTTCTGGGGTGGTGATAGAGTCTGACATAGTAATCTCTGGCCTCGTTGTTACACGTTATGGCACGTAAAAGGAATTAAAATTTAAAAAAACACACCCCCTCACAAGGTAAGGGGGTGCGTAGTGTACATCCATCTGCTTATAGATGCGAATGTACTGTGTTCGACACGTTAAAAAATTAACGAGTACGTGCACACACTTCTTCAGCAGAGAAGAAGTAAGCAATTTCACGTGCTGCAGACTCAGCAGAGTCAGAACCGTGAGTTGCGTTTTCGGTGAAGCTGTCAGCGTAATCTGCACGCAGAGTACCGGCTAAGGCATTGTCTGGGTTAGTTGCGCCCATCAGGTCACGGTGACGTTGGATAGCGTTTTCGCCTTCTAATACAGAAACAACAACTGGACCAGAAGTCATGAACTCAACCAGACCATCAAAGAATGGACGGCCTTTGTGCTCAGCGTAGAAGCCTTCTGCTTGCTCTTTAGTCAGTTGCAGCATTTTAGCGCCCACGATTTTGAAGCCAGCGCTTTCAAAACGGTTGTAGATTGCACCAATTACATTTTTAGCAACGGCGTTTGGCTTAATGATAGAAAAAGTACGTTCGATTGTCATAGTGACCTCAGTCTGAGCTTGCAAAATACCCTAGCGCCATCCTGTCATCGTGGACGGGCGGCGATAGTGAGAAACGGCGCCGATTATAGGTGGCAAACGCGTCGTTGCCTAGGCTAATCCATTATTTTTTATCTTTTTGTACTGATTTTCTTCTTCTATCGCGGCTTATCATAGTATTGAGCGGTTAACCTTATCCAGACTAAAAAGCTCCGTGACAAATTACCTAAGCTTTGCCACTCTGTTCACCTTGACGTTTTTAGGAGTGGAGAGACATGAGTCAAACTGTTTTCGTTACGCCACACTGGCTGGCTGAGCACCTCAACGATACCGGAATACAGGTTGTCGATGCGCGTTTATTACCCCCAGGACAAGAACGACTCCGTGATGTTAAGCAAGAATACCTTGCTGGGCATCTCCCTGAGGCCGTCTTCTTTAATATTGAGCATCTCTCTGATAGCCAAAGCCCCTACCCTCATATGTTACCTCGTGCGGATCATTTTGCGGTGGCGATGAGAGAGCTTGGCGTCGATCATGAAAAACACCTTATCGTTTATGATGAGGGGAATCTGTTTTCTGCGCCGCGAGCCTGGTGGATGCTTCGTCACTTCGGTGTTGAAAAAGTGTCGATATTAGCGGGCGGTTTAAAGGCTTGGCAACAAGCAAACTTACCGCTCGCCACCGGCGAAGTTACCTTACCGCCAACGCAATTCGAGGTTCAGGTAGCTGATAATGCCGTCGTCCCCCTGACTAAAATGTTACTCCTAAGTCACGAAGGTGGCATGCAGATTATCGATGCACGCTCTGCCCCACGTTTTAATGCCGAGGCCGACGAACCTCGACCGGGATTGCGTCG includes the following:
- the ndk gene encoding nucleoside-diphosphate kinase, which codes for MTIERTFSIIKPNAVAKNVIGAIYNRFESAGFKIVGAKMLQLTKEQAEGFYAEHKGRPFFDGLVEFMTSGPVVVSVLEGENAIQRHRDLMGATNPDNALAGTLRADYADSFTENATHGSDSAESAAREIAYFFSAEEVCARTR
- a CDS encoding bifunctional tRNA (adenosine(37)-C2)-methyltransferase TrmG/ribosomal RNA large subunit methyltransferase RlmN — its product is MSDSITTPEIFAPAITPVKSTKVNLLDLNRTEMRKFVASLGEKPFRADQIMKWIYHYCCDDFEQMTDINKKFRQKLSDMAEIRAPEVAEEMRSSDGTIKWAIRVGDQLVETVYIPEKDRATLCVSSQVGCALECKFCSTAQQGFNRNLKVSEIIGQVWRAAKIIGAAKVTGQRPITNVVMMGMGEPLLNLTNVVPAMEIMLDDFGFGLSKRRVTLSTSGVVPALDKLGDMIDVALAISLHASNDKVRDEIVPINKKYNIEAFLAAVKRYIGKSNANQGRVTIEYVMLDHVNDSTDDAHELAALLKDTPSKINLIPWNPFPGAPYGRSSNSRIDRFSKVLMDYGFTTIVRKTRGDDIDAACGQLAGDVIDRTKRTLRKKMAGEQISVKAV
- the hisS gene encoding histidine--tRNA ligase; protein product: MAKNIQAIRGMNDYLPVDTAVWQRIEQSLKQVLAGYGFSEIRLPIVEQTPLFKRAIGEVTDVVEKEMYTFDDRNGESLTLRPEGTAGCVRAGIEHGLLYNQEQRLWYMGPMFRYERPQKGRYRQFFQLGAEVFGLTGPDIDAELIMMTARWWKVLGIAEHVELELNSIGSLEARAAYREALVAFLEQHKDVLDEDCLRRMYTNPLRVLDSKNPDVQALLNDAPKLHDYLDEESREHFAGVCQFLDDAGINYRINQRLVRGLDYYNRTVFEWVTSSLGAQGTVCAGGRYDGLVEQLGGRATPAVGFAMGLERLVLLVQSVVPDFEPVNKVDVYVISSGQGVQSAAMQLAETLRDQAPSLKIMTNFGGGNFKKQFARADKNGAKVALVLGEDEVNNGQVVIKDLARGEQKLVSSQDVLAELQAALLAE
- the ispG gene encoding flavodoxin-dependent (E)-4-hydroxy-3-methylbut-2-enyl-diphosphate synthase, translated to MHNEAPINRRKSTRIYVGKVPIGDGAPIAVQSMTNTRTTDVEATVNQIRALERVGADIIRVSVPTMDAAEAFKLIKQQVNVPLVADIHFDYRIALKVAEYGVDCLRINPGNIGNNERIRQVVDCARDHNIPIRIGVNAGSLEKDLQEKYGEPTPQALVESALRHVEHLDRLNFDQFKVSVKASDVFLAVESYRLLAQQIKQPLHLGITEAGGARAGAVKSAIGLGLLLSEGIGDTLRVSLAADPIEEIKVGFDILKSLRIRSRGINFIACPTCSRQEFDVIGTVNALEQRLEDIITPMDVSIIGCVVNGPGEATVSTLGVTGGNKKSGFYEDGVRQRDRLDNNDMIDQLEARIRAKASMLDENARISIQNLDN
- the rodZ gene encoding cytoskeleton protein RodZ, which encodes MNTEANQDIIKASAGERLRQAREAKGLTQQNVADRLCLKLSTVRDIEDDKAPAELAATFLRGYIRSYARLVQVPEADVLPEATQHATIRPAKITPMQNYSLNSRRSRKKRDGLLTTFTWLIIFVVVGLTVAWWWQNHKAAQSELTNSVSTQDNEGTGTSQSIPLSTDPSSQQATQSESQPAATDAQPEPTAQPESAPTATTAPSSDNSAMAPAANSTTAVQTPAATTPAPAVSTSLPAQPATTTSADAQQNPASPDALTLQFTGDCWLEISDANGKKLFSGLQHNGGTLNLTGKLPYHLKIGAPASVSVQFRGQPVDLSRFVHRNQVARLNVGA
- a CDS encoding tetratricopeptide repeat protein → MKWKVIVLSIGALAGCQQYPVNEQSVATRLYLGEQYLQAKQFAHATRNYRKVVALQPKNAQGWWGLAQIAAQQGDTATAHLYYQRAFQMAPENTRLRDNYGAFLCTLGQYDKARRVSKRDEKTMGNQKGEPRKNSSDVCLPES
- the sseA gene encoding 3-mercaptopyruvate sulfurtransferase — translated: MSQTVFVTPHWLAEHLNDTGIQVVDARLLPPGQERLRDVKQEYLAGHLPEAVFFNIEHLSDSQSPYPHMLPRADHFAVAMRELGVDHEKHLIVYDEGNLFSAPRAWWMLRHFGVEKVSILAGGLKAWQQANLPLATGEVTLPPTQFEVQVADNAVVPLTKMLLLSHEGGMQIIDARSAPRFNAEADEPRPGLRRGHIPNSLNLPWDHLVSEGRLKDNDTLQALFEKAGVDTTQPAVVTCGSGVTAVVLLLALYQLGQQQVKLYDGSWGEWGSRDDLPVRP